The following DNA comes from Serpentinimonas raichei.
GCGCTGGAGCTGGCCCCCGAAGCCACCGAGGCCGACCTGATCGCCGCCGTGGACCGGCTGTTGCAGCCCTACGGGGGCCGTGGCAGCCACGGGCGCGACTTGCAGTTTTCGCACCGCTTGCTGGAAGAAGAGCTGCTGGCGCTGCGCACCCTGTCGCTCCTGTTTGGCCTGATCTTTCTGGGCGTGACGGCGTTTTTGCTGAGCGTGGTGAGCGCGCGCCTGATTCGCACCCAGCAGGAACAAATCGCGCTGCTCAAGGCCTTTGGCTACCGAAACCGGCAGATCGCAGCCCATTACGCCAGCCTGGTGCTGCTGCTGGTGAGCGTGGGCTTACTGCCCGGGCTGGCGCTGGGGGCTTGGCTGGGGCGCGGCATGGCCGAGCTCTACGCCGGCTTCTACCACTTCCCCTATCTGGACTGGAGCCTGCGGCCGGAGCTGGTGGTGCTGGCCTGCGCCTTTGCGCTCAGCGCCGCCGCCTTGGGCACCGCGGCCGGCCTGTGGCGCGCCTGGCGGCTGGCCCCGGCCGAGGCCATGCGCCCGCCGAGCCCGGCGCGCTTTGCCCACTCGCGCAGCGAAAGGCTGTTGCCCAGCCACTGGTTGCCGCCGTCGGCGCGCATGGTGGCGCGCCAGTTGGAGCGCCACCCCGGGCGCACGCTGCTGTCGGTGCTGGGCATCGCGCTGGCTGGCGGGATGCTGATCATGTCGCGGCTGCAAGCCGGTGCCATCGACGAAATCGTGCGGGTGCAGTTCGATCTGGTGCAGCGCGAGCACATCAGCTTGGTTTTTACCCACGCCACCCCGACCAGCGCCTTGGCTGAACTGGCCAGCCTGCCCGGGGTGCTGGCCGTCGAAGGGGTGCGGCACAGCCCGGTGCGGCTGCGCCACGGGCCGCGCAGCTTCGTCAGCGCGGTGCAAGGGCTGCCCGCGCAGAGCGAGCTGCGGCGCGTGCTCGATGCGAATCTGCAAGCGGTCGAGCTGCCGGTCCACGGCCTGCTGCTGACCGAGCACCTGGCGCAGATGCTGCACATCCGCCCCGGGCAGACGCTGCAAGTGGAGTTTCTGGACGGCCGCCGCGACACCCTGTGGCTGCCGGTGGCCGGCACGGTGCAGGAATACCTGGGCGTGGGCGTGTATGCGCGGCTGGACTGGCTCAACCCCCTGCTGCTCGAAGGCGAGCTGATCACCGGCGCGCTGCTGCGCATCGACCCGGCGCAGGAAGTGGCGCTGCTGCAGGCGCTGCGCCAGCGCCCCGGCGTGGCTACCGTGAGCGAGCAAGAGCGCGCCATCGCCGCCTTCATGGACACCATGGCCGAGGGCCTGCTGACCTTTGGCCTGATCATGACGCTGTTGGCCTCCAGCATCGCGGTCGGGGTGGTCTATAACGCGGCGCGCATCACGCTGGCCGAGCGCGCGCGCGACTTGGCCAGCCTGCGCGTGCTGGGCTACACCCCGCAAGAGGTGCGCGACCTGCTGCTGGGCGAGCTGGGCGCGCTGGTGCTGCTGGCGCTGCTGCCCGCCTTTGCCATCG
Coding sequences within:
- a CDS encoding ABC transporter permease, whose amino-acid sequence is MKALQRKLLRDAWQLRGQALAIALVVIGGIATLVMALSNYQSLQQTRERFYEEHRFADLFASLQRAPLTLLPELADLPGVQQAEGRVQALAQLELAGFERPITGQLVSLPQRPGGLNQLYLRSGNWPAQPWEAVLGEAFALAHGLQAGDALVAIVNGRRQELRISGIGLSPEFTYPVRPGDLFPDFVHFAVLWLPHDTLAGALDLEGAFNQLALELAPEATEADLIAAVDRLLQPYGGRGSHGRDLQFSHRLLEEELLALRTLSLLFGLIFLGVTAFLLSVVSARLIRTQQEQIALLKAFGYRNRQIAAHYASLVLLLVSVGLLPGLALGAWLGRGMAELYAGFYHFPYLDWSLRPELVVLACAFALSAAALGTAAGLWRAWRLAPAEAMRPPSPARFAHSRSERLLPSHWLPPSARMVARQLERHPGRTLLSVLGIALAGGMLIMSRLQAGAIDEIVRVQFDLVQREHISLVFTHATPTSALAELASLPGVLAVEGVRHSPVRLRHGPRSFVSAVQGLPAQSELRRVLDANLQAVELPVHGLLLTEHLAQMLHIRPGQTLQVEFLDGRRDTLWLPVAGTVQEYLGVGVYARLDWLNPLLLEGELITGALLRIDPAQEVALLQALRQRPGVATVSEQERAIAAFMDTMAEGLLTFGLIMTLLASSIAVGVVYNAARITLAERARDLASLRVLGYTPQEVRDLLLGELGALVLLALLPAFAIGYGLSALLVAGMQNELFRIPLVVTPQAFALGGLVMLLASALAAWWALRRLRQLDLVAVLKTRE